A window from Caldisericaceae bacterium encodes these proteins:
- a CDS encoding glycerol-3-phosphate acyltransferase, producing MNEFIKFLLLSVCAYLLGSIPFGFIIGKVNKVDVLQIGSKSASSTNVSRALGWRWATVSALLDFSKGLLPAYLARVNLSNQWFVIIVAILPMVGQVFPVFLHFRGGKGASAYYGAISGLIGLHYFLIFFPALPIVLLITRRMSLSNIIFSWWLTLGIAILTLLVKTPKFPLSYAIFSLLGALFMILAMRENIDRLVKGKEPETPLKW from the coding sequence ATGAACGAATTTATTAAATTTTTACTTTTGTCAGTTTGTGCCTATCTACTTGGGTCTATTCCTTTCGGTTTTATTATCGGTAAAGTTAATAAAGTCGATGTGCTTCAAATAGGATCAAAGTCTGCATCTTCAACAAATGTGTCAAGAGCACTTGGTTGGAGATGGGCAACGGTATCTGCCTTGCTTGATTTTTCAAAAGGGTTATTACCTGCATACCTTGCAAGAGTAAATTTATCTAATCAATGGTTTGTCATAATTGTTGCAATACTTCCCATGGTAGGTCAAGTGTTTCCAGTTTTCTTACACTTTAGAGGAGGAAAAGGTGCTTCTGCATACTACGGAGCAATCTCAGGTCTTATAGGTCTACATTATTTTTTGATTTTCTTTCCTGCGCTTCCTATTGTTCTTCTTATAACAAGAAGGATGAGTTTATCAAATATCATCTTTTCTTGGTGGCTTACACTGGGTATAGCCATTTTGACATTGTTAGTCAAAACACCGAAATTCCCACTAAGCTATGCGATTTTTTCACTTTTAGGAGCACTCTTTATGATTCTTGCCATGCGTGAGAATATCGATAGATTAGTCAAAGGAAAAGAACCAGAGACACCACTAAAATGGTAG